In Silene latifolia isolate original U9 population chromosome 3, ASM4854445v1, whole genome shotgun sequence, a single window of DNA contains:
- the LOC141648764 gene encoding uncharacterized protein LOC141648764 translates to MINGSFVRPSQGETKKRQWDRCNDMVISWILSSVSEEISASLLYTQTAIGIWDELVQRFEQFNGAKLYEVEDMLNQTSQGSNSISAYFTKLKRLWEELRHMRALPTCTCGAHETIRKLVDERKVIKFLMGLNDSYGVVRGNILMMNPIPNINVVYSLLIQEEKQREISTPSPLNAESSAMAAKGWTRGSQGYNKNNNNGKHQVTGNSFKAEGNYQHNYKALQ, encoded by the coding sequence ATGATTAATGGTAGCTTTGTCAGACCTTCTCAAGGGGAAACTAAGAAAAGACAGTGGGACAGGTGCAATGATATGGTGATATCTTGGATTCTGAGTTCTGTGTCTGAAGAAATATCAGCGAGTTTACTTTATACTCAAACTGCAATAGGAATCTGGGATGAACTTGTTCAAAGGTTTGAGCAATTCAATGGTGCCAAGTTATATGAGGTTGAGGATATGTTAAACCAAACCTCTCAGGGTTCTAATTCCATCTCTGCTTATTTTACCAAACTCAAGAGATTATGGGAGGAGTTGAGGCACATGAGAGCTCTACCCACATGCACATGCGGTGCCCATGAGACCATCAGGAAATTAGTAGATGAGAGAAAGGTTATCAAGTTCCTCATGGGGCTTAATGACAGCTATGGTGTAGTAAGAGGAAACATTCTCATGATGAACCCTATACCTAATATCAATGTGGTGTATTCTCTCTTGATACAAGAAGAAAAACAGAGGGAAATCTCAACTCCAAGTCCTCTAAATGCTGAATCTTCTGCTATGGCTGCGAAGGGGTGGACAAGAGGTAGTCAAGgttacaacaaaaacaacaacaatggaAAACATCAAGTGACTGGTAACAGTTTCAAGGCTGAAGGCAACTATCAGCACAACTACAAAGCTCTTCAATAG